CTGATATTATATTTAAAATATTTTTTCAGTGAATATTAGTATATATTTTGAAAATTTTAAATTAAACATTTTTCTTGAAAGCACTGCTTGATTTACTGCTTTTCCACCCAGAAAATCCTTAGACAAAGAACTATATATGTTGAAGAGTAACTAACATTTGAGTAGGTACGTCAAAGGAATAAGTCATCTTGTCCAGAAAAAATTAATTTATCTAATTATTTTAGAACATTGGAAAAGATTCACAATTATGCAAATTTTAATCGGTCATTCAAGGAGACAATTGTAGAAGAGGGTAAACATAGAGATTTAAACAGGCAGTAGACTCTATGAACTGGTGAGAAATCCGGGAGATGTATCTAGTACAGCACGGTGTAAATAAACCACCCATTCTAAATCAACGAAATGCTTACGGCGTATTAATTTTGTTAGCGAGTCCGCGAGCGTCATTTTGAATTCCGCCTTACGGTACTAGGCATCAAGCCAAGTTACGTGCTTCCGTTTTTACGGAATCAAAATAGGGATTTACAATTTAGATGCATTCTCGTGGTGCTGGGCGAGGTAACATGAAGCACGAAAACGCAACTCAATCAACTGGTTGTACAGCGGGTTGAGCTTACACAAAGGTGGAATGTACATAATCAGATAGCCAAATAAGTTGATGTTGCGTTCAAATGGACAAGTAGATGGAATGACTCGGCATAACAATTGCGCCAATGCAGTATTATGAATTTCGATAGTATCTAGCTTTTGTTGTACTATTTGTAGTATATCCAATTTGTGTACATTCATAGTGAGTTCCCTCAAATTACAGAGTTCACATCATCCCTGAGCAGTTCCGGTTACCACAGGGGATGCAAGAAGAGATATATAGATATCAAGTCTGCGATCGCTCTTGCTCTGCTAAACTTTACTCAAACCTGATTACTTGTCAGTTTGCCAATTCTCAAAAATTTTAACCAGTCAATATCTATAAGTTAAGCAGCAATTTAAAGGTGGATCGGATGTCATTGGTCATTGGTCATTTGCTATTGGTCATTTGTCATTCGTCATTCAGCAATACCCCATGCCCCAAATAAATTCCTATTTTTCCGAAATATTTTCCATTGATATTGGGTTAAGCATAGTTTAACATCAGAATAAATAATTGCTCTTCTTAGCCTGTCATCTCATGTTTTTGTATCGCTAAATCTCACTTTAAATAACCTTATCTTCAATGCCAGCAAGGTTTTTAGAGATTAAAATAACTTATTTTAAGGTAGTGTAGCTTGCAATTATCTCCACTTTTTTTGCAGGATTACCTTAAGTTGCTGTTTAAGTTAGTGATTTTTAATCGACAAAATTTCGTTAAGTAGCGAAACTGAATTTTAGCAAAACGAAAGTTCTCCTGAGTTCCAAGTTCTGAGTAATCAGTAGGGATACTCAATTATTTACTCACAACTGTACACTCATGACTTTTACTGCTTTGAAGCCTTTTGCTTTGGAGTTTCATACAATTCATAAAAAAAGGTACTTTATGTTAAAATTTGTTAATTTAAGTAATATTTGGTATCTTTACTAGTGGTTATCGATTAGCTTATGTAAGTAAATACCTCAGCTATATTAATCAAAACTGTGCTATTTTATGGATGTATAACTTTTCATTTTTGTCCTTAATGTTAAGGTAACTAATTCTTAACCTTGAAGGAAACATTTTTGTAAATTTAGCTTGAGTTAGATAAAATACATTGAGTAGCAAATTATAATGAGCGAAGAAACTTTTTTGTCAATTGTTCGTGTATAATCTAACCAAGCTGATGGATAATTACATAGTCTTTTAACAAGACAAAACTAAGCTTTTACCTCTACAATTTACTCTTTTTAGAGTTTTCAGTTTCTACATCAAGACTCGATCTTAGGAAAATCGTCTAACCGACTGTTGGCAACTTTAAAATTTCATGTGAGTATACTTTTAAAGTTGCAATCTAAAACTATGAGTGGCTGATTAAGGTTTTCGGATGGATGTTAAATAAAAAAAGACCTAAGCACTTTTTAATTTTCTCTATAAAAGGACTTGAGTCCTTTTTGCCAAATCAGATTCAGTTGATTAATCTATATAAAGTAATAAATAAAACATTTTCTGGAGTGAAAATCCCTATAAAATGATGACGTAAAGCATACGATTCAACCAGTTGCAAGCATTATTAATCCATTCTTTTGCAGACACTATGACTAGGTCAAATTCATGTTCAGATTTATCCTTAAGTTAATGTAGACACCAAAATATACCCAGTATTATGAGTTCAACACATTGTCCTGTAAATCCTCCCACACATCAATATTTGGAGCAAAATATGTTGGTATTATCAGAGGCAACTACACAATTAAAGTATCCATCGAAGGCTTTCGTTTCTTTCCCGGAAAGTAACTCATTGATTGCAGACATCCAAGCAAGTACGTCGTTGGATACATTTGCTTTCAATAATCAAGACTCAGAGTCGATTTCAGTTGCTTCTGCAATTGTGAAAATGCTAGAAGACTTGGGAGTGGAATATGCGTTTGGTGTTTCCGGAGGTGCGATCGCTCCTGTATGGTACAAACTACAACATAGTTCAATTAAGTTACTGCACTTTCGTCACGAAGCCGGAGCAGCCTTTGCAGCCACCGAAGCCTATTTTGCGAGTGGTCGCCCGGTTGTAGTGTTTACGACATCAGGGCCGGGGATCACCAATGCCCTGACTGGATTATTAGCTGCACGCTGGGAAGATGCCAAAGTAATTTTTCTGTCGGCTTCTACCTCTGCACCACAGCGAGGACGTTGGGCACTTCAAGAAACCAGCACCTACACCATGCCCAGTGCCGGACTTTTTACCTCGGATTCCCTCTTCCATTACGCAACTACTCTCGAATGTAGTGAGGAACTTCCAGAAGTCTATCGAAGGCTAGCCAAAGGTTTAGCCCGACCCGATGGCTTTGTAGCACACTTGAGTATCCCCACTAACATCCAAACCAATTCAGTCGAGAAATCTTTGCCACCAGTCACACTCTCTTTTGCTGCACCAACAGCCAGTGACGAAGCCATCTCAGAATGTGGACACTTACTTTCGGAAGGGCCATTTGCCATCTGGGTTGGCTTTGGTGCGCGGTTTGCAGCGGCTGAGATTCGCCAGCTAGCTGAGAGGACAGGGGCAGGGGTGATGTGTTCACCACGTGGGAAAGGTATTTTTCCAGAGGATCATCCTCAATTTGTGGGGATCACGGGTTTTGCTGGACATGAATCAGTTCTGAGATATATGCAAGAACACCGTCCTCTAAGGACATTAGTACTCGGAACACGTCTTGGTGAATTTACCTCATTTTGGAACCCCGCGATGATCCCTTTGCGGGGATTTTTGCATGTTGACATCAATCCAGATGTGCCAGGAACCGCTTACCCATCTAGCGAGACGATCGCTATTCAGTCTGACGTGAAAATGTTTGTCAAAGCCTTACTCAAGCGCTTTCCGAAGCGGCAAAATCGGGCAAAAAAACAGTCTTTGCCTAGACCTGAAAGGAGTGTAATCAATGCCAGCACAAATAGTCCGGTGCGGCCTGAAGTACTGATGAATCTCATGCAACGAGTGATTGTTGAAGGTAGCGATGCCATCGTCATGGCTGAAGGAGGCAATTCATTTGCTTGGGCAATTAACCTACTGCGATTTAGCAAACCGGGACGTTTCCGGGTCAGCACTGGATTTGGGGCTATGGGTCACTTCGTTACTAGCGTTGTGGGTGCAGCTTTAACACATCAAGGTAAAGCGATCGCGATCGTTGGAGATGGTGCCATGCTGATGAACAATGAAGTCAGCACAGCCGTGAGGTATCAGATACCTGCGGTTTGGATTGTCCTCAATGATGCACGCTACAACATGTGCGAACAAGGTTCCCAAATGCAGGGTTACGAGAGCATGGATGTAGAAATACCACAGACAGATTTCGTCATGCTTGCCCGCAGCATGGGAGCCGACGGCATCCGTGTTGAAAAAGAGTCTGATATCCAAGCAGCATTAGAGATAGCAATGGCTTCTACTAGTCCATTCGTTATTGATGTACTTATCGACCATACTAGATTGGCACCGATTGGAACTCGTATTTTTAGTTTGATGTCACAAGGCGCTAAAAATTAGAGCATTGCATACTTGCAGAATGACTTGAGATTTGTGACTAGGACTTACGCCAAATATCTTTCCAACTCTCATTTCTTCGTGTCCTCTGCGCCTCTGCGGTAGCCTGCGGCAAGCCACTTCTCTACGAGACGCTACGCGAACGTGTTTACGTTATTCCATATAATCAGCAACCCCAAAATTCAAGGAGATATCATAGTGAATTACCCAGTAGGCATTAGATCGCTAGCATTGAGCTTGCCAAGCATCAAGCGTACAAACGATTACTATACAAATAAGTATCCCGAAGCGATCGCTCAGTCCGAGCAAAAAAGTTTAGCAAGATTGTTTTCCCTTGCTGGCTCTACCCCCAGCAACGAGTTTGACTCAGAAATGTTGCCCTATATCAAAGACCCTTTTCGCGGCACTGTCCACCGATGGGTACTAGCACCAGATGAATCCTCACTCATGCTGCAAGAGCGTGCAGCTCGTGAAGCTCTGGACGCAGCAAAACTGACTCTCAAAGAAATCGATCTCATGCTCGTCGCCTCAGTTTGGCCTGAACAAATTGGATTTGGCGATGCTGCTTTTCTCGCTGGTAAACTTGGCTTAGAAGGTGCTGCGTGGAATCTTGATGCAGCCTGTGGCGTAACCCCAGTTGCACTACAAACTGCCTTTGCCTTAGTCCGAGCCGGAGAGTATCGCAATGTACTAGTGGTCATTTCATGTGCATACTCTCGTTTTTTCGATGAAGACGATACCCTGTCATGGTTCATGAGTGATGGTGCTGGAGCTTGCGTAGTCAGTTCACTCGCACCAAATCAAGGCATCCTTGGCACAAAGACCATTCATACTGCTGCTTTATGTAATAGCTTTTTTGCCAAACTCACCGAGGATGACCAGGGTAATCCACACATACACATGCGGATGGGCAAAGGCGCAAATAAAGCCATCCGCGAAACGGCTGTAGGGCAACTGCGTACTTGTTGTGAAGGCGCACTGGCGGCAGCCAATGTCAAACTTGAGGAAATTGACTTTTTTATTTTCAATACATCCACTGCTTGGTCAGCAAGCTTCTGCACACGCGTACTAGGCATTGACCCAGAGCGGACAATCAATCTTTACTCTGAGTATGCAAACATTGGTCCAGTAATCACCATAGCCAATCTGTACTATGCTGCACAACTGGGCAAGATTCACGAAAATGACTTAGTTCTTATTTATGGTTTGGGTGCAGCAGGTGCCGCCTCTGCAAGTGTCATGCGTTGGGGCGATGTAGCATTAGGTTCTGTTCCAAATCTCCACCAACCTGAAATAATACTGAAAAGTTCCTTAGATCGTAGCTTAGTTGTTTGCTAAATATAGGACTCATATTTGATTGCGTAAGAAATCCGGTTTACACCTAACGCAAAAGGCAAGAAGCAATTAATACTTTTCCTATTCCCTATTCCTCATTCCCTTATGAAAAAACAATTTTTGGCGACAGGTTTCTTTTTGTTGTCTTTGATGTTTCCACTCAAAGCTTCGGCACAAAATTATGACGATATTTATGTCTTTGGTGACAGCTTATCGGATACGGGTAATGTATTTAATTTCACAAATGGAGCTATTCCCCCAAACCCGACCTACTTTAATGGACGTTTTTCCAATGGCCCAATTTGGGTGGAATATCTCGCCTCTGAGTTAGGGTTAACTTTCAATCCGAACAACAACTTCGCCTTCGGTGGTGCAACTACAGGAACCGATAATTTAGGACTAAGTTTCCTACCAGGATTAAAACAAGAAATTAATGATTTTACAACAACAAATAACTCTGCTAATCCGAACGCGCTTTATATCATTTGGGCTGGTACTAATGATTATTTGGAGTACTTTTATGGTAATACTCCTAACCCAACAGAATCTGTCAGCAATTTATCCTCAGCAATAACCTCCCTGGCTGGTGTGGGCGCTGAAAATATTTTGGTAGTTAATTTACCAGATTTAGGAAAGTTTCCAGTTACAGGTGACAATAGTCAAACAGCAAGCGCACTAAGCACTTTCACAAATGTACATAACTCTGATTTAACGAAGACTATTAATTTGTTAAACCAGGAACTAAGTCCTGAGACTAATATTATTCCTCTCGATGTTAATTCTTTATATAATCGCATCATTGCTACTCCCGAAGAATTCGGTTTTACAAATGTCACCGACTCTTGCATCGGAGATTTATCGGTCGTGCCCATTGAGGTTCTGGTGAAGCCAGTTGTATGTAATCCAGACCAGTTTTTATTCTGGGATGAAGTGCATCCAACAACTGCTACTCATCAGCTAATTGGAGAATTAGCATTTTTAGCATTGAAGTCGGCCTCTGTCCCTGAATCTTCTAATGTGTTAGGAGTATTGATATTTGCTGCTTTATGTGTGATTTCGCTACGAAAACGTCATAGCTATTAGTCAGTGCAAAACAAACTAATCAAAAACAAAGGAGTATGCGCATGAGTAGCCAATTGTATGGAAAAGTTGCCTTGGTGACTGGCGCTTCATCAGGTATAGGTAAAGCTACGGCGATCGCATTTGCCCGCGCTGGAGCCAAAGTTGTGGCTGCTAGCCGCCGCACCACCGAGGGAGAAGAAACCGCGCACTACATCCAAGAAATTGGAGGAGAAGCTATTTTCATCAAAACTGATGTGTCAAAGGCTGCTGATGTAGAGACACTAATTGAGAAAACCATAGATATTTATGGTCGTTTAGACTGTGCTTGCAACAATGCCGGACTTGGGGGTGCAGCCAGCCCGATCGCGGATATGTCGGAAAAAGACTGGGATCAACTGGTTGACGTAAATTTGAAAGGAACCTGGCTTTGTTTGAAGTACCAAATCAGGGCAATGCTCAAACAGGGAAGTGGGGCGATCGTCAATATCGCTTCCGCCGCTGGTGTGGTCGGTTTCCCTGGTTTTACTGGCTACTGTGCTACTAAAGGTGGGGTCATCGCTTTAAGCAGAGCCGCAGCTATGGAGTATGCCAAAGCAGGTATCCGGATTAATGTTGTCAGTCCTGGTGCGATCGCCACTGATATGCTAGCTACGTTACCTACAGATGTACTTGCTCAACTCACAGCAATGCATCCCATCGGACGCATTGCCAAGCCTGAAGAGGTGGCTGAAAGTGTAGTCTGGTTATGTTCGGATGGTTCTTCATTTCTCGTCGGGCACAACATGATGGTTGATGGAGGATATACCGCTCAGTAAAGCACCGCAACCCACTTCTGGACAGAGCTTTCAGTGCTAGCATTTCCCAGGTGCGATCGCTATTTTCCCTCGCAAACACTAAGGGATCTGCGGGTTAATAGTATCCCAACCAGACGGGTTTCGACACTTCGACTGCGCTCAGTACATCGCTGCGCTCAACCCTCAGCCATCGAGAGTTGAGCGCAGTCGAAACTCGGTTTACTGGTACTTTATTTTCATGCAAGTCCCTAATTGTGACATAACCTTTACTTGATAAAGCAGTTTCTCAAGTTTCCTCTGAGCATAACGTTCCTATTGAGCGCCTGCAAGTAACCCAATACAGTTCAGATAAGACCCAAACACTTGTAGAGACGGCGATTTATCGCCGTCTCGAAAACCCAAAATTTTTGCCATTAGCCCTTAACCCAAGCGTATTGCTTTCTACTGGTTAAATTACATGAAAATTGCTCTAATCTGTACGATCGCTAAAAATTACACGCCCCTAAAACTTTTAAAGTTGCAATAGTCGCTTCAGTTAAATCAGTCACGCCAGTAATATTCATTCCTTCATAAGGTCTTTCGCATCTGAGAGTTTTTAGGCACTCACCTGTTTCTATATCCCAAAGTCTAATCGTCTCATCTTCGCTACCACTAGCCAAAATCTTACCTTGAGGATTAAACGCAACCGACCAAACCCACTTGTTATGTCCTGACAAAGTTTTTATTTCTTTATTGGTGCTTAAATCCCACAGCTTGATTGTTTGATCTCCGCTACCACTGGCTAAAATGCAACCATCTATACTGATGGCAGATGAGTATACGCAATTAGTATGCCCCTGCAAGGTTCTCAGACACTTACCTGTGCTGATATCCCACAGTTTCACTGTTTGATCTCCGCTGCTACTTGCTAAAGTCATACCATCAGGACTAAAAACGACTGACCAGATCCAGTCAGTATGACCTTCCAGAACTTGAATGCAACTACCAATGCAGACATCCCACAACCTTACTGTTTGGTCATGGCAACCACTGGCTAGTGTCTGACCATCGGGACTGAAAGCAACTGACCAAATCCGCTGAGTGTGCCCTTGCAAGGTTTTCAGACATTTACCTGTGTTGACATCCCACAGTTTTATACTTTGGTCATCACTGCCAGTTGCTAGGATTTTACCATCAGGACTAAAGGCAACTGAGATAATCCGATTACTATGTCCGCCCAAGGTTTTGAGACACTGACCTGTGTTGGCATTCCACAGTTTCACAGTTTGATCCTCACTGCCACTAGCAAGGAGGTTCCCGTCTTGGCTGAGGGAAACTGATGTGACGCGATTACTATGTCCCCGCAAAGTTTTTAAGCAAAGACCAGTGCTAGTATCCCAAAGTTTCACTGTTTGGTCGTTATTGCCACTTGCAAGAATTTGACCATTGGAACTGAAGGTCACCGACCAGATGCCATTACAATAACCTTGTAAGGTCTTGAGACATCCACCAGTATTAACATCCCACAGCCTCACTGTTTGGTCATCACTGCCACTGGCGAGCATTTTACCATCAGGACTAAAGGCAACTGACCATACCCGACTGCCATGCCCCTTGAGAGTTTTGAGACAAAGACCAGTGTTAACATCCCATAGTTTTACTGTTTGGTCATCACTGCCACTTGCTAGGCGATCGCCATCTGAACTAAAAGCAACTGAATTCACCAAATCAGTATGACTCTGGAAAGTATAAAGACATTCACTAGTGTTAATATCCCATAGCCTTACCGTTCGGTCATGACAACCACTAATTAGCTTATCACCATCTGGACTGAAAGCAACTGACTGTACCCTATGGGTGTGTCCCACCAAAGTTTTGATGCATTGACTAGTACTAATATCCCACAGTCTGATGGAGGAATCATCATTTCCGCTAGCAAGGATTGTACCATCAGGACTAAAGGCTACTGACCAGACTCGGCTACTGTGTCCCTGGAGAGTCTGAATACATTGCCCAGTGCTAGTATCCCACAATTTCACCGTTGTGTCTTCACTACTACTTGCTAGTGTCTGACCATCGGAACTGAAGGAAACTGACCAGATTCCAGCACTATGACCCTGGAAGGTGGCAAGGCATTGCCCAGTGCTAGTATCCCACAACTTCACTGTTTGGTCATCACTGCCACTAGCAAGGAGATGACCATCGGGGCTAAAAGTTACAGGCCAGATAAAACCTGTGTGTCCTTTGCAAATGAACAGTTGTTTTCCATCAGCAACTTGATACAGGCGAACCTCACCATTAGTATCTCCTGTAGCTAATAGTTTGCCATCAGGACTAAATGCCACTGCATGAATACCGCCAATGGTTTCTGCAAAAACACATTTAGCTAAATTAGCATTTACAAAACTAGCATTTTGCAAATTTACATTCCGCAAATCTGCTTGCCAAATAGTTAGATGAGAAAAATCACTACCACTAAGGTCAGTTCCCAAATAACAAAGCAGATTAATAATATTTCCAGCTGTATAACTTTGTTCTAGAGGTGATGTTTCTCTTAGGGTTGTGAGAATTTGAATTAGATGATTTTCCAGAGTTCTTTGGCTTCTAAAGATGGCAAAAAGCCCTTCGATGACTGGTTTTAGGATCAGGTGAATTTGACTTTCTCTTACATAGTCTTTTGTCGTTGCCTTGACTAAAGCATGGCATCGGAAAATCTCGATATTATGAGTGCTAATTTCTTGACAAACTTGCTCTACTAAGCGATTAATCACATATTCCATAACTACAGGCTGGAGAGTGAATAGTGCTTCGCTTTTTTCAACTAGAGAGCGCCTCACCAAAGATTCCAAAACCTCCAAGAACTTTTGGAATGTTAATGCTGATATAATATCTTTTTGTAATTCCGAAAGTGAAACTGGCTCATGATTAATTGCCAGCCAATACATTATTTCTTTTTCTAAATTTGATAAACGTTCAAACTGCTGTTCTAAAATATCCCAAATATCACCGAAAACAACTGCATCTTGTTTTAAAAATTCCGAAACATTACCACCAAATAAATCTTGAATAGTTGTCGCAACTACTTTTAAAGCTAACGCATTGCCTCCATAACGTGCAACTAATGTTCTTAGTTCATCATCTGAAGCTGATATTCCTTTTATTTTTAAAATTTCTTGTCCGTCATTTGCCAAAAGACCTTTGAGCAGAAATGAACGAACACATAAACCACCTCCTTCCATAGATGCAACTTCTTTCGGTTTTTCCCTACTTGTTAGGATTAAACAGCTTTGTTGTTCCGTTTCTCCTAATCGTTTTAGAAGTTCGCTATATCCTTCGTATCCATCTCGATAAAGTCCGGCCCGACTACCGCTGCGTAAAATCGACTCCATATTATCTAGTATTAATAAACAGCGATGCTCTCGCAGATAATGTAGCAGTCGTGTTAGTCTTGGAGCTGTGCTTTCTGGGAGAATTGCTTCTGTTTCCCGTTCATCAGAAAGAAATTGGATTAAGCTAGCTAAAAGCGTATTGAGTGGAGGAGCATCTTGTAGCGATCGCCAAATAATGTACTCAAAATTCTCCTTAATTTGTTCTACAAGCTTGACAGAGAGAGAAGTTTTCCCAATCCCCCCCATACCTAAAATTGCCACTATCTGACAGCGTTCTTTTAAAATCCATTGCTCTAATGTGGCTATTTCTTCTGTGCGTCCATAAAAAACCGATCCACCAATTGCTTCTCCCCAATCTAAATGTCGAGATTTGTCTGAATTTGTAAAATCAGCTTTATCTAACTCTAAATTGAAAGCTTGAAAAAAAAGCTCAAGTGTCTTTTTATCAACTCCTTCCCCACGAGATAATACCTTAGAAACTGTAACAGTATTTACTTTTACGCGTTCACTTAAATCTTCAAGGGTATATCTATTTCCGTAATTTTCTCTGTCTTCAAGGGCAATTTTACCAGATTGAAGCTTTTGTAATCCTTCCAGTGTAAGAATAAGACCGCGCTTGCGTTTTTGCTTTTGAACCTGCGTCATAGCTACTAACCTGATAGATGTAAAACAAGTAACTTGTAATTACTGATACATGACTCACTATAAATCTAGCGCTCTTGAGATTTGTAACTGCAAGTGAATTTAACAGAACAGAATTCAGGAGTCAGGAGTCAGAATTCAGTATGAATTCTGTACGACACTTCTCTACGAGACGCTCCGCGTAGCTTGCTTCCCCGGAGGGGTACGACAGGCTCAGTGCATCGCTGGCAGATGAATAAACGGGTTTAAGTCACCTACCAAATTGAAAAATTGGTGGTCAACAAGTTGCGGGTCTAAATCCCCAACTAATTTCATTCTGACTCCTGAATTCTGACTCCTGAATTCTTATTTAAGGTTCTTTTGCAACGATTGCTTGTCATCATTGACGATAAATGAATAATTTTTGGTTAAGAAAAAGAGGCCAAAAGGTAAAGGTTTGAATTAAAAGTTTTCCTGGTCAAAACATAGAAACTAAAAGTCTCCGTATGGAGTATAGCAACTGAGGTAAGGACTCAAGTCCTTTTGTTGTATTGTACAAAAATTATTTAAAAAACTTAAATATTCAATAATTTTTTA
The Nostoc punctiforme PCC 73102 genome window above contains:
- a CDS encoding Mo-dependent nitrogenase C-terminal domain-containing protein; this encodes MNVHKLDILQIVQQKLDTIEIHNTALAQLLCRVIPSTCPFERNINLFGYLIMYIPPLCKLNPLYNQLIELRFRASCYLAQHHENASKL
- a CDS encoding ScyA-related TPP-binding enzyme translates to MLVLSEATTQLKYPSKAFVSFPESNSLIADIQASTSLDTFAFNNQDSESISVASAIVKMLEDLGVEYAFGVSGGAIAPVWYKLQHSSIKLLHFRHEAGAAFAATEAYFASGRPVVVFTTSGPGITNALTGLLAARWEDAKVIFLSASTSAPQRGRWALQETSTYTMPSAGLFTSDSLFHYATTLECSEELPEVYRRLAKGLARPDGFVAHLSIPTNIQTNSVEKSLPPVTLSFAAPTASDEAISECGHLLSEGPFAIWVGFGARFAAAEIRQLAERTGAGVMCSPRGKGIFPEDHPQFVGITGFAGHESVLRYMQEHRPLRTLVLGTRLGEFTSFWNPAMIPLRGFLHVDINPDVPGTAYPSSETIAIQSDVKMFVKALLKRFPKRQNRAKKQSLPRPERSVINASTNSPVRPEVLMNLMQRVIVEGSDAIVMAEGGNSFAWAINLLRFSKPGRFRVSTGFGAMGHFVTSVVGAALTHQGKAIAIVGDGAMLMNNEVSTAVRYQIPAVWIVLNDARYNMCEQGSQMQGYESMDVEIPQTDFVMLARSMGADGIRVEKESDIQAALEIAMASTSPFVIDVLIDHTRLAPIGTRIFSLMSQGAKN
- a CDS encoding 3-oxoacyl-ACP synthase III family protein; this encodes MNYPVGIRSLALSLPSIKRTNDYYTNKYPEAIAQSEQKSLARLFSLAGSTPSNEFDSEMLPYIKDPFRGTVHRWVLAPDESSLMLQERAAREALDAAKLTLKEIDLMLVASVWPEQIGFGDAAFLAGKLGLEGAAWNLDAACGVTPVALQTAFALVRAGEYRNVLVVISCAYSRFFDEDDTLSWFMSDGAGACVVSSLAPNQGILGTKTIHTAALCNSFFAKLTEDDQGNPHIHMRMGKGANKAIRETAVGQLRTCCEGALAAANVKLEEIDFFIFNTSTAWSASFCTRVLGIDPERTINLYSEYANIGPVITIANLYYAAQLGKIHENDLVLIYGLGAAGAASASVMRWGDVALGSVPNLHQPEIILKSSLDRSLVVC
- a CDS encoding SGNH/GDSL hydrolase family protein; its protein translation is MKKQFLATGFFLLSLMFPLKASAQNYDDIYVFGDSLSDTGNVFNFTNGAIPPNPTYFNGRFSNGPIWVEYLASELGLTFNPNNNFAFGGATTGTDNLGLSFLPGLKQEINDFTTTNNSANPNALYIIWAGTNDYLEYFYGNTPNPTESVSNLSSAITSLAGVGAENILVVNLPDLGKFPVTGDNSQTASALSTFTNVHNSDLTKTINLLNQELSPETNIIPLDVNSLYNRIIATPEEFGFTNVTDSCIGDLSVVPIEVLVKPVVCNPDQFLFWDEVHPTTATHQLIGELAFLALKSASVPESSNVLGVLIFAALCVISLRKRHSY
- a CDS encoding SDR family oxidoreductase, with the translated sequence MSSQLYGKVALVTGASSGIGKATAIAFARAGAKVVAASRRTTEGEETAHYIQEIGGEAIFIKTDVSKAADVETLIEKTIDIYGRLDCACNNAGLGGAASPIADMSEKDWDQLVDVNLKGTWLCLKYQIRAMLKQGSGAIVNIASAAGVVGFPGFTGYCATKGGVIALSRAAAMEYAKAGIRINVVSPGAIATDMLATLPTDVLAQLTAMHPIGRIAKPEEVAESVVWLCSDGSSFLVGHNMMVDGGYTAQ
- a CDS encoding NB-ARC domain-containing protein → MTQVQKQKRKRGLILTLEGLQKLQSGKIALEDRENYGNRYTLEDLSERVKVNTVTVSKVLSRGEGVDKKTLELFFQAFNLELDKADFTNSDKSRHLDWGEAIGGSVFYGRTEEIATLEQWILKERCQIVAILGMGGIGKTSLSVKLVEQIKENFEYIIWRSLQDAPPLNTLLASLIQFLSDERETEAILPESTAPRLTRLLHYLREHRCLLILDNMESILRSGSRAGLYRDGYEGYSELLKRLGETEQQSCLILTSREKPKEVASMEGGGLCVRSFLLKGLLANDGQEILKIKGISASDDELRTLVARYGGNALALKVVATTIQDLFGGNVSEFLKQDAVVFGDIWDILEQQFERLSNLEKEIMYWLAINHEPVSLSELQKDIISALTFQKFLEVLESLVRRSLVEKSEALFTLQPVVMEYVINRLVEQVCQEISTHNIEIFRCHALVKATTKDYVRESQIHLILKPVIEGLFAIFRSQRTLENHLIQILTTLRETSPLEQSYTAGNIINLLCYLGTDLSGSDFSHLTIWQADLRNVNLQNASFVNANLAKCVFAETIGGIHAVAFSPDGKLLATGDTNGEVRLYQVADGKQLFICKGHTGFIWPVTFSPDGHLLASGSDDQTVKLWDTSTGQCLATFQGHSAGIWSVSFSSDGQTLASSSEDTTVKLWDTSTGQCIQTLQGHSSRVWSVAFSPDGTILASGNDDSSIRLWDISTSQCIKTLVGHTHRVQSVAFSPDGDKLISGCHDRTVRLWDINTSECLYTFQSHTDLVNSVAFSSDGDRLASGSDDQTVKLWDVNTGLCLKTLKGHGSRVWSVAFSPDGKMLASGSDDQTVRLWDVNTGGCLKTLQGYCNGIWSVTFSSNGQILASGNNDQTVKLWDTSTGLCLKTLRGHSNRVTSVSLSQDGNLLASGSEDQTVKLWNANTGQCLKTLGGHSNRIISVAFSPDGKILATGSDDQSIKLWDVNTGKCLKTLQGHTQRIWSVAFSPDGQTLASGCHDQTVRLWDVCIGSCIQVLEGHTDWIWSVVFSPDGMTLASSSGDQTVKLWDISTGKCLRTLQGHTNCVYSSAISIDGCILASGSGDQTIKLWDLSTNKEIKTLSGHNKWVWSVAFNPQGKILASGSEDETIRLWDIETGECLKTLRCERPYEGMNITGVTDLTEATIATLKVLGACNF